The Aureispira anguillae genome contains a region encoding:
- a CDS encoding ATP-binding protein produces MKASPLELNAKSLEIELGWLEEVIVTRMNLRFGQESSYSSVYEVPMPNLEEDNSFYARIVKYCHFGFKERIILALSLAPHVKPQVLDRFFLKNKIYDRVYTEFGGLKGRYHSGFLPTGETAAFLIAGSDIEDRIRVVDLFKPEHLFYKNNILKLDLNQGSEPLFSSGLELSDEYLTFFTSGNAYKPDFSTNFPAKHLSTKLDWSDLVLDPYVLGEIAEISAWLEHQNTIMDDWGLSKQLKRGYRSLFYGPPGTGKTLTACLIGKQMGLDVYRVDLSQVVSKYIGETEKNMSNIFDQAENKNWVLFFDEADALFGKRTATSDSKDRHANQEVAYLLQRVEDFSGVVILATNLKANMDIAFTRRFQSIIYFPAPNVEQRQQLWENSFKTVKKEPDVDFSIIANEYKITGGSIINVLRYCSLSALRRGSDAIAMEDIQEGIKRELRKEGKTM; encoded by the coding sequence ATGAAAGCATCACCATTAGAACTCAATGCAAAATCATTAGAAATAGAATTAGGTTGGTTAGAGGAAGTTATTGTTACTCGGATGAACTTGCGTTTTGGGCAAGAAAGCTCCTATAGTAGTGTTTATGAGGTGCCAATGCCAAATTTGGAAGAGGACAATTCTTTTTATGCAAGAATTGTTAAATATTGCCATTTTGGATTTAAAGAACGAATTATTTTAGCCTTGAGTTTAGCCCCTCATGTCAAGCCACAAGTCTTGGATCGCTTTTTCTTGAAAAATAAAATTTACGATCGAGTTTATACCGAGTTTGGTGGACTCAAAGGGCGTTATCATAGTGGTTTTTTGCCAACAGGTGAAACAGCAGCTTTTTTGATTGCAGGAAGTGACATAGAGGACCGCATTAGAGTGGTTGATTTGTTTAAACCAGAGCATCTTTTTTATAAAAATAATATTCTAAAACTGGATCTTAATCAGGGGAGTGAACCTCTTTTTAGCAGTGGTTTGGAATTGAGTGACGAATATTTGACCTTTTTTACCTCAGGTAATGCCTATAAACCAGATTTTAGTACCAACTTTCCCGCCAAACATTTATCAACAAAGTTGGATTGGTCAGATTTGGTCTTAGACCCTTATGTTTTGGGTGAAATTGCAGAAATTTCGGCTTGGCTGGAACACCAAAACACCATTATGGATGATTGGGGACTCAGCAAACAACTAAAACGAGGCTATCGTTCTTTATTTTATGGCCCTCCTGGAACAGGAAAAACCTTGACGGCTTGTCTAATTGGAAAACAGATGGGCTTGGATGTTTATCGGGTGGATTTGTCTCAGGTGGTTTCTAAATATATTGGTGAGACAGAAAAAAATATGTCTAATATTTTTGATCAGGCCGAAAATAAAAATTGGGTCTTGTTTTTTGATGAAGCCGATGCTCTATTTGGTAAACGTACTGCCACTTCAGATTCTAAAGATCGCCATGCTAATCAGGAAGTCGCTTATTTATTGCAACGAGTAGAGGACTTTTCAGGAGTTGTCATTTTAGCAACCAACTTAAAGGCGAATATGGACATTGCTTTTACACGCCGTTTTCAATCTATTATTTACTTTCCTGCCCCCAATGTAGAACAACGTCAGCAACTTTGGGAAAATAGCTTTAAGACCGTAAAAAAAGAACCTGATGTCGATTTTTCTATCATTGCTAATGAATACAAAATAACAGGAGGTAGTATTATAAACGTATTGAGATATTGCTCTCTAAGTGCTTTAAGAAGAGGAAGCGATGCCATTGCAATGGAAGATATCCAAGAAGGAATCAAAAGAGAACTTCGAAAAGAAGGTAAAACCATGTAG
- a CDS encoding CHAT domain-containing protein, which produces MNFRYLFFFFLFTTPLVGQNDLLIADSLYSKASEMNRAVKYDLALTYATQAQAIYLKYEKWERYYLTKQMELDFNVNLMNYAVAKRVYEEIMEKIVERLGPNSLQEAVSHGSAGNLFSDGDQDYEKAYDYYTKALGMLLSQDSLNVNALNITYGQLAVNRSTLGLMDDAIEYGKTAIDVIKRELPPSVTRDEYLSFHYRTIGDCYMDKGAFQEALEYQKEALALYKKVYGKGHLRTGIVYHGLADISRELYQSKEALHYNHKALDIFLEHLGAKHLYVALTYNNMGNVFLLQKDYEKSAIYFQKTIEIAEQLGDEGMDYLPIAYVNLGLVSNQLKNYKKAEKYIQKALEMDIDVLGKHHVEVAEDYNYLTLCYQSQEKWEQALRANLAAILANTTNYETQDPYAFAEVLEQATFFTNPYLTVEIFTYKAFLLQSIYEETGDLELLKHALTGIMELLTFIDKTKQQFFVIEDEIDFSSEVNSVYELGILIAGELYKVTKDKSYLKSAFVLAEKNKSEALGNVLQSNSAIKIGNVPDSLQEEEKRLKENIAEVEYYLIEAQMVRNLTEVKELEAELFELKRKLEKLIEAIETNYPAYYELKYAMDWMKASEVQSNLLGAKDMLLEYFVGDSVVYLFAVTTNDINFYPLGTKKDMRRTIRQLRESLTNLKQLSKQPRISFEQFCHHAHDFYRHWVEPAIKGKDVERLIIIPDDYLNFIPFEVLLTVPTGQSHHDQDYKKLAYLLSDYQVNYSYSARLLRANKAKEVAANQQILAFAASYDYTGTGTTRSQLNPLPSVAKEVTGLEAKFDGHYLYQKEANEETFKSLVARYSIIHLAMHGLLNSKHPELSCLAFSLGSDSTKYDDFLYAHEIANLKMNADLVVLSACETGYGKFEGGEGVMSLARSFMYAGIPSLVVSLWQVNDNATAIIMESLYQNIAQGMTKAAALRQAKLDYLTEKSRGIASHPNFWAAFIHLGKDGSIELQPKQEQKISIWGGILAGGFLLGLLIFFVKKKKQEKTFI; this is translated from the coding sequence ATGAATTTTAGATATCTATTTTTTTTCTTCCTTTTTACAACGCCTCTCGTAGGGCAAAATGATTTATTAATTGCGGATTCGCTCTATAGCAAGGCTTCAGAAATGAATCGAGCTGTTAAGTATGACCTTGCTTTAACCTATGCAACTCAAGCCCAAGCTATTTATTTAAAGTATGAGAAATGGGAGAGATATTATCTGACCAAACAAATGGAGTTGGATTTTAATGTAAATCTGATGAATTATGCAGTCGCTAAGCGTGTTTATGAGGAAATCATGGAAAAAATCGTAGAGCGACTTGGTCCCAATAGTCTTCAAGAGGCGGTAAGCCATGGTAGTGCTGGTAATTTGTTTAGTGATGGAGATCAAGACTATGAAAAAGCATACGATTATTATACCAAAGCCCTAGGTATGTTGTTGAGCCAAGATAGTTTAAATGTCAATGCCTTAAACATAACTTATGGTCAATTGGCGGTTAATCGATCTACACTGGGGTTGATGGATGATGCCATAGAATATGGTAAGACGGCTATTGATGTTATCAAAAGAGAATTGCCACCCTCTGTAACACGAGATGAATATCTATCGTTTCATTATCGAACGATTGGCGATTGTTATATGGACAAGGGAGCTTTTCAGGAAGCCTTAGAATACCAGAAGGAAGCTTTGGCGCTGTATAAAAAAGTCTACGGCAAAGGGCACCTGCGTACAGGGATTGTGTATCATGGATTAGCCGATATTTCTAGAGAGTTGTACCAAAGTAAGGAGGCGCTGCATTATAACCATAAAGCTTTAGATATATTTTTGGAGCATTTGGGAGCCAAACACCTTTATGTGGCACTGACTTATAATAATATGGGCAATGTATTTCTCTTGCAAAAAGACTATGAAAAAAGTGCGATTTATTTTCAGAAAACCATTGAGATTGCTGAGCAATTAGGGGACGAAGGGATGGACTATTTGCCAATTGCCTACGTTAATTTAGGCTTGGTTAGTAATCAACTAAAAAATTATAAAAAAGCCGAAAAATACATTCAAAAGGCCCTAGAAATGGATATAGATGTGTTGGGGAAGCATCATGTAGAGGTGGCTGAAGATTATAATTATTTGACACTGTGTTATCAAAGTCAAGAAAAGTGGGAGCAGGCATTAAGGGCAAATTTAGCGGCAATTTTGGCAAATACAACAAATTATGAAACCCAAGACCCTTATGCCTTTGCAGAAGTATTGGAGCAGGCTACTTTTTTTACCAACCCTTATCTTACCGTTGAAATCTTTACCTACAAAGCTTTTTTGCTGCAATCGATCTATGAAGAAACAGGAGATTTAGAGCTATTAAAACATGCCTTGACGGGCATTATGGAGCTGCTGACTTTTATTGATAAAACCAAACAACAGTTTTTTGTAATAGAGGACGAAATAGATTTTTCTAGTGAGGTAAACAGTGTTTATGAGTTGGGAATTTTAATTGCGGGGGAATTGTACAAGGTAACAAAGGACAAGAGCTATTTAAAAAGTGCATTTGTCTTGGCTGAAAAAAATAAATCCGAAGCATTGGGCAATGTATTACAGTCCAACAGTGCCATTAAGATTGGAAATGTTCCCGATAGCCTTCAAGAAGAAGAAAAACGGCTCAAAGAAAATATTGCTGAAGTTGAGTATTATTTAATAGAAGCTCAGATGGTCCGAAATCTTACAGAGGTAAAGGAATTAGAGGCCGAATTATTTGAACTAAAACGGAAATTAGAAAAACTGATAGAAGCGATAGAAACAAATTATCCTGCTTATTATGAACTCAAATATGCGATGGACTGGATGAAAGCATCTGAAGTGCAATCCAATTTATTGGGGGCTAAAGATATGTTGTTGGAGTATTTTGTAGGAGATTCAGTGGTTTATCTTTTTGCTGTAACAACCAATGATATTAATTTTTATCCTTTGGGTACAAAGAAGGATATGCGGAGAACAATTCGCCAGCTCAGAGAAAGTTTAACGAACTTAAAGCAATTGAGCAAACAACCAAGGATTTCTTTTGAACAATTTTGCCATCACGCCCATGATTTTTACCGACATTGGGTTGAACCAGCAATAAAAGGAAAGGATGTAGAACGGTTAATTATTATTCCTGATGATTATCTAAATTTTATTCCCTTTGAGGTCTTACTTACCGTCCCAACTGGGCAATCTCACCACGATCAAGATTATAAAAAGCTAGCCTATTTATTGTCCGATTATCAAGTGAATTATTCTTATTCGGCTAGATTACTAAGAGCAAATAAAGCGAAGGAAGTTGCTGCCAATCAGCAAATTTTAGCCTTTGCAGCTTCCTATGATTATACGGGAACAGGAACAACACGGAGCCAGCTTAATCCTTTACCTTCTGTAGCAAAGGAGGTGACAGGCTTAGAAGCGAAGTTTGATGGGCATTATTTATACCAAAAAGAGGCGAATGAAGAAACCTTTAAATCTTTAGTTGCTCGTTATAGCATCATTCACTTGGCAATGCATGGTTTATTAAACAGCAAACATCCAGAATTGTCTTGTCTTGCCTTTTCTTTGGGCAGCGATAGCACCAAGTATGACGATTTTTTATATGCACATGAGATTGCTAATTTAAAAATGAATGCAGATTTAGTGGTTCTTTCGGCTTGTGAAACAGGTTATGGAAAATTTGAAGGAGGGGAAGGTGTGATGTCTTTGGCACGCTCATTTATGTATGCTGGAATTCCTTCTTTAGTGGTTAGCCTTTGGCAGGTTAACGATAATGCAACAGCAATAATAATGGAATCGCTATATCAGAATATTGCCCAAGGAATGACCAAAGCAGCGGCGTTGCGTCAAGCAAAATTAGATTATTTAACAGAAAAGAGTAGGGGAATCGCCTCTCATCCTAATTTCTGGGCTGCCTTTATTCATTTAGGGAAGGATGGCAGTATCGAATTGCAGCCCAAACAGGAGCAAAAAATATCGATTTGGGGAGGAATACTAGCAGGGGGATTCTTATTAGGGCTGCTAATCTTTTTTGTCAAGAAAAAAAAGCAAGAAAAAACTTTCATCTAA